In Candidatus Babeliales bacterium, a genomic segment contains:
- the tuf gene encoding elongation factor Tu: MAKGVFERRKPHVNVGTIGHVDHGKTTLTAAITTVLAKKGFAEARAFGEIDNAPEEKARGITIATSHVEYESDKRHYAHIDCPGHADYVKNMITGAAQMDGAILVVSAVDGAMPQTREHIILAREVGVPALVVFLNKVDMVDDPEMIDMVEEEIRDLLKKYDFPGDKIPVIRGSALKALNGDTSDLGEPSINRLVDALDTYIPEPAREVDKPFIMPVEGVFSIAGRGTVATGRIEAGKIKVGEEVEIVGLSDTPIKTTVTGVEMFRKLLNEGLAGDNVGLLLRGTKKEEIERGMVIVKPGSIKAHKKFRCKAYILSKEEGGRHSAFLTGYRPQFYFRTTDVTGIVTLPAGREMVMPGDTVELNVELISKIAMHKDLRFAIREGGRTVGSGVITEILD, encoded by the coding sequence ATGGCAAAAGGTGTATTTGAGCGTAGAAAGCCGCATGTGAATGTTGGTACCATCGGCCACGTTGATCATGGTAAAACAACGTTGACCGCCGCAATTACTACTGTTCTGGCTAAAAAAGGTTTTGCTGAAGCACGCGCGTTTGGTGAAATTGATAACGCACCAGAAGAAAAAGCACGTGGTATTACTATTGCTACTTCACACGTTGAATATGAATCAGACAAGCGTCACTATGCGCACATTGATTGTCCAGGGCATGCCGATTATGTAAAAAACATGATCACTGGTGCAGCTCAAATGGATGGTGCGATTTTAGTGGTTTCAGCTGTTGATGGCGCGATGCCTCAAACTCGTGAACATATCATATTGGCGAGAGAAGTTGGTGTACCTGCTCTTGTTGTTTTCCTTAACAAAGTAGACATGGTCGATGATCCTGAGATGATTGACATGGTTGAAGAAGAAATTCGCGATCTTCTTAAAAAATATGATTTCCCTGGGGATAAGATTCCTGTCATCAGAGGTTCAGCTCTTAAAGCGCTTAATGGTGACACAAGTGATCTTGGAGAGCCTTCAATCAATAGATTGGTAGATGCTCTTGATACATACATTCCAGAACCGGCTCGTGAAGTTGATAAGCCATTTATCATGCCTGTTGAAGGTGTGTTTTCAATTGCTGGTCGTGGTACTGTAGCGACTGGTCGTATTGAAGCTGGAAAAATAAAGGTTGGTGAAGAAGTTGAAATAGTGGGTCTTAGTGACACACCTATAAAAACAACTGTTACCGGCGTTGAAATGTTTAGAAAACTATTGAATGAAGGTTTAGCTGGCGATAATGTTGGCTTGCTTCTTCGTGGTACTAAAAAAGAAGAAATTGAACGTGGTATGGTTATCGTAAAACCGGGTAGCATTAAAGCGCATAAAAAATTCCGTTGTAAAGCATACATCTTGTCAAAAGAAGAAGGCGGAAGACACAGTGCGTTCTTAACAGGTTATCGTCCTCAGTTCTATTTCAGAACAACAGACGTAACGGGTATCGTTACACTACCTGCGGGTCGTGAAATGGTAATGCCAGGTGATACTGTTGAGCTTAACGTTGAATTGATTTCAAAAATAGCAATGCATAAAGATCTTCGTTTTGCTATTCGCGAAGGTGGAAGAACGGTCGGATCCGGTGTTATAACTGAAATATTAGACTAA
- the rpsJ gene encoding 30S ribosomal protein S10: MKKQSIRLKLQSFDSTLLDKAVKQIVLTAKRTGAQLMGPVPLPNKRRCFTVLRSPHIDKKSREQFELTTHKRILDIISPSDKTMDSLMKLNISSSVDVEIK, translated from the coding sequence ATGAAAAAACAAAGTATTAGGCTTAAATTGCAATCGTTCGATTCTACCTTATTAGATAAAGCAGTTAAACAAATTGTTTTGACTGCAAAGAGAACAGGAGCTCAATTAATGGGCCCTGTTCCTCTTCCTAATAAAAGACGATGTTTTACCGTATTGCGATCTCCTCATATAGACAAAAAGTCACGAGAGCAGTTTGAGTTAACAACTCATAAGCGTATTCTTGATATTATCTCCCCATCAGATAAAACCATGGATTCTCTTATGAAGCTCAATATTTCCTCTAGCGTAGACGTGGAAATTAAGTAA
- the rplC gene encoding 50S ribosomal protein L3, protein MITGIWGRKIGMTQVFANDKVVPATAISIADWYITNIKTVERDGYNALQVGSVKDRFKDEKYSKEWIKNPNHYFSFIREIPLKQVTNDFAVGKRIDFSQLIKLGEIVDVRSKTIGKSFAGVVKRHRFGGPPGSHGSTMGNRPGSIGSLVKSGHVIKGKRLPGHMGCDNQMMRNLEIVMVEAATKTLLVKGSIPGKAGSLVFVRKA, encoded by the coding sequence ATGATAACAGGGATATGGGGTCGAAAAATTGGGATGACACAGGTATTTGCTAACGATAAAGTAGTGCCTGCTACTGCAATCAGTATTGCAGATTGGTATATCACTAATATTAAAACAGTTGAGCGAGATGGTTACAATGCTCTTCAAGTGGGCAGCGTGAAAGATCGTTTCAAGGACGAAAAATATAGTAAAGAATGGATTAAAAATCCAAACCATTACTTTAGTTTTATTCGTGAAATTCCTCTCAAACAAGTAACAAATGACTTTGCTGTTGGTAAGCGTATCGACTTTTCACAATTGATAAAGTTAGGTGAAATAGTTGACGTTCGCAGCAAAACAATAGGTAAATCGTTCGCTGGTGTTGTTAAACGCCATCGATTTGGAGGGCCTCCTGGAAGTCATGGTTCAACCATGGGAAATCGTCCAGGGTCTATTGGTTCGCTTGTTAAAAGTGGTCATGTTATTAAGGGAAAAAGACTTCCTGGTCACATGGGCTGCGATAACCAAATGATGAGGAATCTAGAAATAGTTATGGTGGAAGCAGCAACCAAAACGTTATTAGTAAAAGGCTCAATTCCTGGTAAAGCAGGATCATTGGTCTTTGTACGTAAGGCGTAG
- the rplD gene encoding 50S ribosomal protein L4, whose product MSKKETINNSAINKLHAVAAQELEFDTTAFTKATPASFSTWIRVLAKNWQQGTVACKGRSDVAYTNRKPWKQKGTGRARAGSARSPLWKGGGVIFGPQARVRTLKVAKKMKHKVLLTMLANNLDQKNVICADWELSSEQPKTAEAQELVNHVGLANKKIVLFVAPYDFHSALSFANIPNVRPLSFDQANAYDLANSDCWLFLKKDLDHFKGMVSQWI is encoded by the coding sequence ATGAGTAAGAAAGAAACAATAAATAATTCTGCGATCAATAAGCTACATGCAGTTGCCGCGCAGGAATTAGAATTTGACACTACCGCATTTACAAAAGCGACACCGGCTTCATTTTCAACATGGATTCGTGTATTAGCAAAAAACTGGCAACAAGGTACGGTTGCATGTAAGGGGCGTTCAGACGTTGCTTACACAAACCGTAAGCCATGGAAGCAAAAAGGAACAGGACGTGCGCGTGCTGGTTCTGCACGATCTCCTCTTTGGAAAGGTGGCGGTGTTATTTTTGGTCCGCAAGCACGAGTACGTACATTAAAGGTGGCTAAGAAAATGAAACACAAAGTTTTGTTGACTATGCTCGCGAACAATCTTGATCAAAAAAATGTAATTTGTGCGGACTGGGAGCTCTCTAGTGAGCAACCAAAAACAGCAGAAGCTCAAGAGCTGGTGAATCATGTAGGGCTTGCAAATAAAAAAATAGTTTTATTTGTTGCTCCTTACGATTTTCATTCAGCTTTATCATTTGCAAACATTCCAAACGTACGTCCTTTGTCATTTGACCAAGCAAATGCATATGATTTAGCAAATAGTGATTGCTGGTTATTTTTGAAAAAAGATTTGGATCACTTCAAAGGAATGGTTTCGCAATGGATTTAA
- the rplW gene encoding 50S ribosomal protein L23, translating into MDLNVFEIIKGPVVSEKATLLNQKLKKLVLKVHPQANKTQIKEALQRLFNVKVEKVNTLNRIGKARRRRRVIVQGSTTKRVIVTLKEGYSIDLFGQTGKPAVPRAE; encoded by the coding sequence ATGGATTTAAATGTATTCGAGATTATTAAAGGCCCAGTGGTTTCGGAGAAAGCAACATTGCTTAATCAGAAATTAAAAAAGCTGGTACTAAAAGTGCATCCACAGGCGAATAAAACGCAAATTAAGGAAGCATTGCAGCGCTTGTTTAATGTCAAGGTAGAAAAAGTTAATACCTTAAATCGTATCGGCAAGGCCCGAAGAAGGCGCCGTGTGATTGTGCAAGGTTCAACAACAAAACGCGTTATAGTAACTCTTAAAGAAGGTTATTCTATTGATCTGTTTGGTCAAACAGGAAAACCTGCTGTACCAAGAGCGGAATAA
- the rplB gene encoding 50S ribosomal protein L2: MAIIKRKPRNSSLRFQSFVGTSDITTTKPHPSLVTGLQRRSGGRNTYGRITTRHRGGGADKKYRIIDFKRTDRDVLGKILTVEYDPNRNVRIMLVSYVNGAKKYLLKPENVSVGDTIMASESADAKVGNAMPLKNVPDGFMVHNIEVRPGSGGTFARSAGVSAQIVGKTDGLVTLKMPSGEIRMVLDGCWATIGQLGNADFKNISWGKAGRIRNLGFRPSVRGMAMNPVDHPHGGGEGRSKSGSHPRSPWGKGCKGTRTRKVRNVNQLIIKRRKP, from the coding sequence ATGGCCATAATAAAACGAAAGCCGCGAAATTCTTCACTACGCTTTCAGTCATTTGTAGGGACAAGTGATATTACGACAACAAAACCACACCCAAGTTTGGTTACTGGACTACAAAGAAGATCTGGTGGTCGTAATACGTATGGAAGAATAACAACACGTCATCGTGGTGGCGGTGCTGATAAAAAATATCGTATTATCGATTTCAAGCGTACCGATCGTGATGTTTTGGGTAAGATTCTTACTGTTGAATATGATCCAAACCGTAACGTTCGTATTATGCTTGTTTCATATGTTAATGGCGCAAAAAAATACTTGCTAAAGCCTGAAAATGTCTCAGTAGGAGACACCATTATGGCGAGTGAGTCAGCTGATGCTAAAGTTGGCAATGCAATGCCTTTAAAGAATGTACCAGATGGTTTTATGGTTCACAACATCGAAGTTCGTCCAGGATCTGGTGGAACGTTTGCGCGTAGTGCAGGTGTTTCTGCTCAAATCGTTGGAAAAACAGATGGCCTTGTGACTCTTAAAATGCCCTCAGGTGAAATTCGCATGGTGCTTGACGGATGTTGGGCAACTATTGGACAACTTGGCAATGCTGATTTCAAAAATATTTCATGGGGTAAAGCCGGTCGTATTAGAAACTTAGGGTTTAGGCCTTCTGTTCGTGGTATGGCTATGAATCCAGTTGACCATCCTCACGGTGGCGGTGAAGGTCGCTCAAAATCTGGTTCTCATCCAAGATCTCCATGGGGTAAAGGTTGTAAAGGTACACGTACACGTAAGGTGCGTAACGTGAATCAGTTAATTATAAAGAGAAGAAAACCATAA
- the rpsS gene encoding 30S ribosomal protein S19: protein MARSAKKGPYVQDSLAQKVAKARDGGKREAIKTWSRRSLITPEFVGLTFAVHNGKKFISVFVTENMVGHRLGEFSPTRTFRLHSGQRKAGMTA, encoded by the coding sequence ATGGCACGGTCTGCAAAGAAAGGTCCATACGTACAAGATTCGTTGGCACAAAAAGTTGCTAAAGCTAGGGATGGTGGAAAGCGCGAAGCCATTAAAACATGGTCTCGTAGAAGTTTGATTACACCTGAATTTGTTGGATTGACTTTTGCGGTTCACAACGGAAAGAAGTTTATTTCAGTTTTTGTGACTGAAAATATGGTTGGGCATCGTTTAGGGGAGTTTTCTCCAACAAGAACATTCCGACTTCACAGTGGTCAGCGTAAAGCTGGTATGACCGCGTAA
- the rplV gene encoding 50S ribosomal protein L22, translating to MQFSAKNRFLGISPFKLRPFADVVRGKNVEQAIRWLSTVTVKRSVPIKKMIESAAANAKDLHNIAMSDLKIVDIRIDHGPMYKYYKPGAMGRSNPYRKRFSHASVVLEPCTKKKD from the coding sequence ATGCAATTTAGCGCAAAGAATAGATTTCTAGGTATTTCTCCCTTTAAATTACGCCCGTTTGCTGATGTGGTGCGTGGCAAAAATGTGGAGCAGGCAATTAGATGGCTTTCCACTGTAACGGTAAAGCGATCAGTGCCAATCAAAAAAATGATTGAGTCGGCAGCGGCTAATGCTAAGGATCTCCATAATATTGCTATGTCTGATTTAAAGATCGTTGACATACGCATTGATCATGGTCCTATGTATAAATATTATAAGCCGGGTGCAATGGGACGTTCGAACCCTTATCGTAAGCGATTCAGTCATGCAAGTGTTGTTTTAGAACCTTGTACAAAGAAGAAGGATTAA
- the rpsC gene encoding 30S ribosomal protein S3, with protein MGQKVHPIGFRLGIYRSWDARWFAQGNKYGKLLIEDITIRRFLKSALEKAEVSRIEIEKAADNIRIIVHSGRPGHVIGKKGQEIETLRNQLSVLLKKQNIEISVQEVAKPELDAVLIAQNIATQLEQRVSYKRAMKRAAQTVMRGGAKGIKICCSGRLQGAEIARREWTRVGSVPLHTLRADIDYGRAEAKTTYGMIGVQVWVCKGEYQHIR; from the coding sequence GTGGGACAAAAAGTACATCCTATAGGATTTCGCTTAGGAATATATCGTAGCTGGGATGCTCGTTGGTTTGCTCAGGGTAACAAATATGGTAAACTTCTTATAGAAGATATTACTATTAGACGGTTTTTAAAATCTGCTCTCGAAAAAGCTGAAGTGTCTCGTATTGAAATAGAAAAAGCTGCAGATAATATTCGTATTATTGTTCACTCTGGTCGTCCTGGTCATGTTATTGGAAAGAAGGGTCAAGAAATTGAAACTCTTCGTAATCAACTTTCTGTTTTGTTGAAAAAGCAGAATATTGAAATTTCAGTACAAGAAGTTGCTAAACCGGAACTTGATGCTGTTTTAATAGCACAAAACATAGCAACACAGCTTGAACAAAGAGTGAGTTACAAACGTGCCATGAAGCGTGCTGCTCAAACAGTTATGCGTGGTGGTGCTAAGGGCATAAAGATTTGTTGTTCTGGCAGATTGCAAGGTGCAGAAATTGCTCGTAGAGAGTGGACTCGTGTTGGGTCTGTTCCTCTTCATACATTAAGAGCTGATATTGATTATGGTCGAGCAGAAGCAAAAACAACATACGGTATGATTGGTGTTCAGGTGTGGGTGTGTAAAGGCGAGTATCAACATATCCGATAA
- the rplP gene encoding 50S ribosomal protein L16, whose protein sequence is MLMPKKIKFRKVQKGKIKGLSKGARTVYFGEYGLEAVEPSRVTAQQIEAMRVTLSRHLRKGGDSFLRVFPDKPVTRKPAETRMGKGKGNPEIWVAVVKRGRIVCEVSGVEEALARKILKLAAYKLPMKTRVVKKGHELISAHESITD, encoded by the coding sequence ATGTTGATGCCAAAAAAAATAAAGTTTAGAAAAGTTCAAAAAGGTAAAATAAAAGGTTTATCAAAAGGTGCTCGGACAGTTTATTTTGGTGAATACGGTTTAGAAGCAGTTGAACCAAGTAGAGTTACGGCACAACAAATAGAAGCGATGCGTGTGACGTTGTCGCGTCATTTGAGAAAAGGTGGAGATTCATTTCTTCGAGTTTTCCCTGATAAACCAGTTACCAGAAAACCTGCTGAAACCCGAATGGGTAAAGGTAAGGGTAACCCAGAAATTTGGGTTGCAGTAGTAAAACGTGGTCGTATTGTATGTGAAGTTTCTGGTGTTGAAGAAGCTTTAGCAAGAAAAATTTTAAAACTTGCTGCATATAAACTTCCTATGAAGACACGTGTAGTGAAAAAGGGTCACGAGTTGATTAGTGCCCATGAATCGATTACGGATTAA
- the rpmC gene encoding 50S ribosomal protein L29, with the protein MKQMGFMQRVQQLSIEDLQKKLDSTRQDLFGLRLNTATSQVKDCSQYKKLRRQAARLLTAMQSKKAKSVVSKQ; encoded by the coding sequence ATGAAACAAATGGGATTTATGCAAAGAGTTCAACAATTATCTATTGAAGATTTGCAAAAAAAATTAGATAGTACACGGCAAGATCTTTTTGGGTTACGTCTTAATACGGCGACATCTCAAGTTAAAGATTGCTCTCAATACAAAAAACTACGTAGACAAGCAGCACGTCTTTTGACTGCTATGCAGTCGAAAAAAGCTAAGTCTGTGGTTAGCAAACAATGA
- the rpsQ gene encoding 30S ribosomal protein S17 — protein MEIKAEKTKQLFEGKVVSDKMDKTIVVETEQTYIHPKFRKILRKTKSYKVHDEKNSAKMGDIVRFYQCRPLAKTKYMYLAEIVTSSKS, from the coding sequence ATGGAAATAAAAGCTGAAAAAACGAAACAGCTTTTTGAAGGTAAGGTTGTATCAGACAAAATGGATAAAACCATTGTTGTTGAAACAGAACAAACATATATTCATCCTAAATTTCGTAAGATTTTAAGAAAAACAAAATCTTACAAAGTTCATGATGAAAAAAACTCAGCAAAAATGGGTGATATTGTGAGATTTTATCAATGTCGTCCGCTAGCAAAAACAAAATATATGTACCTTGCTGAAATCGTAACTAGTAGTAAATCATAA
- the rplN gene encoding 50S ribosomal protein L14 encodes MVQKESYLEVADNSGAKALQCIHIIGSTRKRYAYLGDKIKCAVKKAIPGGKVKKGEVVEAVIVRTKKEYRRVDGSYIRFSENAAVVIDKQGEMIGTRIFGPVARELRALKYDKISSLAPEVL; translated from the coding sequence ATGGTTCAAAAAGAATCGTATCTTGAGGTAGCTGATAATTCTGGCGCAAAGGCGTTACAGTGTATCCATATAATTGGTAGTACACGTAAGCGCTACGCTTATTTAGGTGATAAAATTAAGTGCGCAGTAAAAAAAGCTATTCCAGGTGGCAAGGTAAAAAAAGGCGAGGTTGTTGAGGCCGTAATCGTACGAACAAAAAAAGAATATCGTCGTGTAGATGGCAGCTATATTCGTTTTAGCGAAAATGCAGCTGTTGTTATTGATAAACAAGGCGAAATGATTGGAACACGAATTTTTGGACCTGTTGCGCGTGAATTGCGAGCGCTTAAATATGATAAGATTTCGTCACTAGCTCCAGAAGTTCTGTAA
- the rplX gene encoding 50S ribosomal protein L24: MIARIRKNDIVHVVSGKNKGKEGAVIAILPKKGKVMIKGIAVATRHVKPRRAGEPGGIRKEESFIDMSHVMPVCSSCKKPSRVNVKQLDTGKSARACNRCKEIF, encoded by the coding sequence ATGATAGCGCGCATTAGAAAAAATGACATAGTTCATGTTGTTTCGGGAAAAAATAAAGGAAAAGAGGGCGCTGTAATTGCAATTTTGCCTAAAAAAGGTAAAGTTATGATTAAAGGTATTGCTGTTGCTACACGTCATGTAAAGCCTCGTAGAGCAGGTGAGCCTGGTGGCATTCGCAAAGAAGAAAGTTTTATTGATATGTCTCATGTTATGCCGGTTTGTTCTTCGTGTAAAAAGCCATCACGTGTTAACGTTAAGCAATTGGACACGGGGAAGAGTGCACGAGCGTGCAATCGGTGTAAGGAAATCTTTTAG
- the rplE gene encoding 50S ribosomal protein L5 has translation MNKSRLAIKYKDEIRSQLQEQLGMDNVMMVPKLEKIVLNIGVKEAVSDSKALQGSVDVLKKISGQLPVKRLARKSIAGFKLREGMAIGTMVTLRGAMMYEFLDRFITLALPKVRDFQGLPTKLDGRGGYNIGIKDWTIFPEIDFDIAKKAHGMNITIQTSTRKDEHGLALLKAFSIPFRKSKD, from the coding sequence ATGAACAAATCACGATTGGCGATAAAATATAAAGACGAAATCCGTTCTCAGTTGCAAGAGCAACTCGGGATGGATAACGTTATGATGGTCCCAAAACTTGAAAAAATTGTTTTGAATATTGGGGTCAAAGAAGCGGTTTCTGATTCAAAAGCACTTCAGGGATCAGTGGATGTCTTAAAAAAAATTTCAGGCCAACTTCCTGTTAAACGGTTGGCTCGTAAATCTATAGCGGGATTTAAACTTCGTGAAGGCATGGCAATCGGGACAATGGTAACATTGCGCGGTGCAATGATGTACGAGTTTTTAGACCGTTTTATTACTTTAGCACTACCTAAGGTGCGCGATTTTCAAGGGCTTCCTACCAAATTGGATGGAAGAGGTGGTTATAACATTGGTATAAAAGATTGGACCATTTTCCCTGAAATCGATTTTGACATTGCTAAAAAGGCGCATGGTATGAACATTACCATTCAAACTTCTACACGTAAAGATGAGCATGGATTAGCATTGTTGAAAGCATTTAGTATACCGTTTAGAAAATCAAAAGATTAA
- a CDS encoding type Z 30S ribosomal protein S14, with product MARKALIEKTNKTPKFAVRAYNRCELCGRARAYFRLFRMCRMCFRKNALEGLLPGVKKTSW from the coding sequence ATGGCCAGAAAGGCATTGATCGAAAAAACAAATAAAACACCAAAATTTGCGGTAAGAGCATACAACCGTTGTGAGCTCTGCGGGCGTGCTCGTGCATATTTTAGGTTATTTAGAATGTGTCGTATGTGTTTTAGAAAAAATGCGCTAGAAGGATTACTTCCGGGCGTAAAAAAAACAAGTTGGTAA
- the rpsH gene encoding 30S ribosomal protein S8, translating to MSIDSIADFLTIIRNGVMVSKSFVTAPHSKMRHSIAQILKEEGFINDFVILNADSDVKKTLKVVLRYVDGESAIHEIQRQSKPGRRMYAGIKKIKPVIGQLGISILTTSRGVIANQKAKKLSVGGEVICTVW from the coding sequence ATGTCAATTGATTCAATTGCTGATTTTTTAACAATCATCCGAAACGGTGTTATGGTTTCTAAATCATTTGTTACTGCTCCCCATTCAAAAATGCGTCATTCTATTGCGCAAATTTTGAAAGAGGAAGGTTTCATCAATGATTTTGTGATTCTTAACGCAGACTCAGATGTAAAAAAAACGCTTAAAGTTGTTTTGAGATATGTTGATGGTGAATCCGCTATTCATGAAATCCAACGACAAAGCAAACCGGGACGTCGTATGTATGCTGGTATTAAAAAGATAAAACCAGTTATTGGACAACTCGGTATATCAATATTAACAACAAGTCGTGGTGTCATTGCTAATCAGAAAGCAAAAAAACTTTCTGTGGGTGGTGAAGTCATTTGCACCGTTTGGTAA
- the rplF gene encoding 50S ribosomal protein L6 yields MSKIGRKPIKIDGVKVEIKGHEVHYKGPKASGVYHLSPELSAHVEDAHIYLTPTQNQDEMAQKKLRNVYRAWGLNRALLANELSGAAQEFEKMLEINGLGYKAALADKKIILTLGYSHKIEKDLPAGIAVEIDKSGQKVKVKSFDKNLVGQFCSEIRSLRAPEPYKGKGIKLQTEVIFRKAAGKGKK; encoded by the coding sequence ATGTCAAAAATTGGTAGAAAGCCGATAAAAATAGATGGAGTTAAGGTAGAGATTAAGGGGCATGAGGTTCATTATAAAGGACCAAAGGCTTCTGGTGTTTATCACTTATCTCCAGAACTAAGTGCGCATGTAGAAGATGCACATATATATCTTACTCCTACACAAAACCAAGATGAAATGGCGCAAAAAAAATTGCGTAATGTTTATCGTGCGTGGGGACTTAATCGTGCATTACTTGCGAATGAATTAAGTGGCGCAGCTCAAGAATTTGAAAAAATGCTTGAAATTAATGGATTAGGTTACAAGGCAGCACTTGCAGATAAAAAAATTATTTTGACTCTTGGTTATAGTCATAAAATTGAAAAAGATCTTCCTGCTGGAATAGCTGTTGAAATAGATAAATCTGGTCAAAAGGTAAAAGTAAAATCTTTTGATAAGAATCTTGTAGGGCAATTCTGCAGTGAAATAAGATCGTTGCGCGCACCAGAGCCTTACAAAGGCAAAGGTATTAAGCTGCAAACAGAAGTTATTTTCCGCAAAGCTGCCGGCAAAGGCAAGAAGTAA
- the rplR gene encoding 50S ribosomal protein L18 — MATNKKDRITAARRVLRVRAKVKRYGMPPRVSVFRSLKHMYAQIIDDMSQQTVASCSSLEMDDLKGDKTAVARAIGLELAKRAKAKGVEAVVFDRGRFKFHGRVKALADGLREGTLKF; from the coding sequence ATGGCTACGAATAAAAAAGATCGCATTACGGCAGCACGCAGAGTATTGCGTGTTCGTGCAAAAGTAAAACGCTACGGTATGCCGCCGCGCGTTTCAGTATTTAGAAGTTTGAAGCATATGTATGCTCAAATTATTGATGATATGAGCCAACAAACAGTTGCTTCATGCTCTTCGCTTGAAATGGACGATTTAAAAGGTGATAAGACTGCGGTTGCTCGTGCAATTGGTCTTGAACTGGCAAAACGTGCAAAAGCAAAAGGTGTTGAAGCAGTAGTGTTTGATAGAGGTCGCTTTAAATTTCATGGTAGAGTGAAAGCTCTCGCTGACGGATTACGTGAAGGTACGTTGAAATTTTAG
- the rpsE gene encoding 30S ribosomal protein S5 translates to MTMQREKETNREDGKDKKDSGFVDHVVSLRRVTKVTKGGKRFSFAAFVISGDKQGKVGLGLGKSREVSMAIAKATNRARKRMIEVARRGSTVPYEALGKHGASRVVVRPASKGTGNIAGGAVRAIMDAAGVEDVLTKSMGSSNGINVAKATMNALAKLRSVDRLSMLRGKTVQEMVKGS, encoded by the coding sequence ATGACAATGCAAAGAGAAAAAGAAACAAATAGAGAAGACGGTAAAGATAAAAAAGATTCTGGCTTTGTTGATCATGTGGTAAGTCTTCGTCGTGTTACCAAAGTGACTAAAGGTGGAAAACGTTTTTCATTTGCTGCTTTTGTTATTTCTGGGGATAAACAAGGAAAAGTTGGACTTGGTCTTGGTAAAAGCCGTGAAGTTTCTATGGCGATTGCTAAAGCGACCAACAGAGCTCGCAAAAGAATGATTGAAGTTGCTCGTCGTGGTTCAACAGTTCCGTATGAAGCTCTTGGTAAACACGGAGCGAGTAGAGTGGTTGTTCGTCCTGCATCTAAAGGTACAGGAAACATTGCTGGTGGAGCTGTTCGTGCGATAATGGATGCAGCGGGTGTTGAAGATGTTCTTACTAAATCTATGGGTTCTAGCAACGGTATTAACGTAGCGAAAGCAACGATGAATGCGTTAGCAAAATTACGCTCAGTAGATCGTTTGAGCATGTTGCGTGGAAAAACAGTTCAAGAAATGGTCAAAGGATCGTAA
- the rplO gene encoding 50S ribosomal protein L15: MVMFCLENLQSSGKKRKRVGRGGAHGGTSGRGHKGQNARSGGPKGRGFEGGQTPLQRRLPKRGFTNARFSKEISIVNVNSLERFFADGEEVNVLTLSQKGLIKPKRSEQRDIKKGTIVKILGDGELSKKLTVSAYAFSASAIQAIEKVGGKALIIKEL; encoded by the coding sequence ATCGTAATGTTTTGCTTAGAAAATTTGCAGTCATCGGGAAAAAAGAGAAAAAGAGTTGGTCGTGGTGGAGCGCATGGTGGAACATCTGGTCGCGGACACAAAGGACAGAATGCTCGTTCAGGAGGTCCTAAAGGTCGTGGATTTGAAGGTGGACAAACTCCGTTGCAACGTCGACTTCCAAAGCGTGGATTTACTAATGCTCGCTTTTCCAAAGAGATATCTATAGTAAATGTGAACAGCTTGGAACGTTTTTTTGCAGACGGTGAAGAAGTAAATGTTCTCACATTATCTCAAAAAGGTCTTATAAAACCTAAGAGAAGTGAGCAGCGTGACATAAAAAAAGGAACTATTGTTAAAATATTAGGTGATGGCGAATTAAGTAAGAAATTAACAGTTTCCGCTTATGCATTTAGCGCGTCAGCAATACAAGCAATAGAAAAAGTCGGTGGTAAGGCACTTATAATAAAGGAGTTGTAA